From a single Desulfatibacillum aliphaticivorans DSM 15576 genomic region:
- a CDS encoding type IV secretory system conjugative DNA transfer family protein translates to MYDFRFGRIQDLSHHIPRIRSLEERFKHTYIIGTTGTGKTSLMLRMALYDAMQGLSLIFIDPKGDHARELYSLIPDKRRVIYFSIDRPSLVINPLRKTGYNIYDIIDEFVEILNILVRLTTPFNPPATQAMRELLRACLPYFKEEDRSIEFLSNFLRYQDVRDTYFKQIGEEKPKYWQDFDKKKGRKEHQYNATAISLASRLGGFIEDERFRRIVTGPNQLDIAKISKQGKIVLVDVSGLSDEKRIYLSALFSFAVKSYVEFQKMPESERKPLMFYFDECYMGINETFDRLLAFARSYKVGLTLAHQSVEQFESERVLRRIVSLCNTKIGFRAPGYAEARLLAETYGLTQEDFRSLKQYEAWVRFDHRGAVENSHIKTYPPPHPVKLEEPLMVDLAGAREADPGPAPISSGPEEINFLRDAWFSC, encoded by the coding sequence ATGTATGATTTTCGGTTTGGACGCATCCAAGACCTAAGCCACCATATCCCCCGCATACGCTCTTTAGAGGAGCGTTTTAAGCATACCTATATCATAGGGACCACCGGCACCGGAAAAACGAGCCTGATGCTCCGTATGGCCTTATATGACGCCATGCAGGGCCTTTCCCTTATCTTTATAGACCCCAAGGGCGACCACGCCCGAGAGCTTTACAGCTTGATTCCGGATAAAAGGCGGGTGATTTATTTTTCCATTGACCGCCCCTCCCTGGTTATAAATCCGCTCAGGAAAACCGGATATAATATCTATGATATTATAGACGAGTTTGTTGAAATCCTTAATATTTTAGTCCGTCTGACCACTCCTTTCAACCCACCGGCAACCCAGGCCATGAGAGAGCTTTTAAGGGCCTGTCTGCCCTACTTCAAAGAAGAAGATAGGAGTATTGAGTTTTTAAGTAACTTCCTACGCTATCAGGATGTAAGAGATACATATTTTAAACAGATTGGAGAGGAAAAGCCTAAATACTGGCAAGACTTTGATAAAAAGAAAGGCCGGAAAGAACATCAATATAACGCGACTGCTATTAGTTTAGCGTCACGGCTTGGTGGATTTATAGAAGATGAACGCTTTAGGCGCATTGTAACAGGGCCAAACCAGCTTGATATTGCCAAAATCTCAAAACAAGGTAAAATAGTTTTAGTTGATGTATCTGGCTTGTCTGATGAAAAAAGGATTTATCTAAGCGCCCTATTCTCTTTTGCCGTTAAGTCTTATGTTGAGTTTCAGAAAATGCCAGAATCAGAGCGAAAGCCTTTAATGTTTTATTTTGATGAGTGCTACATGGGCATCAATGAAACCTTTGACAGGCTTTTAGCCTTTGCCCGGTCTTATAAAGTTGGCTTGACCCTTGCCCATCAATCCGTTGAACAATTCGAATCAGAAAGAGTTTTAAGGCGGATTGTGAGCTTGTGTAATACCAAAATCGGCTTTCGGGCTCCTGGTTATGCAGAGGCCCGGCTTTTGGCTGAAACATACGGCTTAACCCAGGAGGATTTTAGAAGCCTTAAACAATATGAGGCTTGGGTAAGGTTTGATCATCGAGGAGCCGTTGAAAATAGCCACATCAAGACCTATCCCCCACCCCACCCTGTAAAACTGGAAGAACCGCTCATGGTTGACCTGGCCGGAGCTCGTGAAGCTGATCCAGGACCAGCACCAATTTCATCAGGCCCCGAGGAAATAAATTTTTTGCGGGACGCCTGGTTTAGCTGTTAG